From Citricoccus sp. SGAir0253, a single genomic window includes:
- a CDS encoding SDR family oxidoreductase, whose protein sequence is MTHHEEPQVARHAQSMAGRDGTMPPQQQEPPGLTAAMDPVPDHGESSWVGRGRLEGLKALISGGDSGIGRAVAIAFAREGADVAITYLPEEEEDAQDVVGWIDKAGRTAVTVPGDLRDERECERIAAEAVAGLGGLNILVNNAGYHWARGEPGIEGLRTEDLERAVRTNLYGTLWLTRACVPHLGAGDCVINTTSVQAYQPSETMIDYAATKAALNNVTANLAGELGPRGIRVNAVAPGPVWTPLQPATKTPEAVSHMGADTPLGRIGQPAELAGAYVFLASPAEASFVSGTVVGVTGGLPVF, encoded by the coding sequence ATGACCCACCACGAGGAACCGCAGGTGGCCCGGCACGCGCAGTCGATGGCGGGACGGGACGGCACCATGCCGCCCCAGCAGCAGGAGCCGCCGGGGCTGACCGCGGCGATGGACCCCGTGCCGGACCACGGGGAGTCCAGCTGGGTCGGCCGGGGCCGGCTCGAGGGGCTGAAGGCCCTCATCTCGGGCGGTGACTCCGGCATCGGCCGGGCGGTGGCGATCGCCTTCGCCCGGGAGGGCGCGGACGTGGCCATCACCTACCTCCCCGAGGAGGAGGAGGACGCCCAGGACGTGGTCGGGTGGATCGACAAGGCGGGGCGCACCGCGGTGACCGTGCCCGGGGACCTGCGCGACGAGCGCGAGTGCGAGCGGATCGCCGCGGAGGCCGTGGCCGGCCTCGGCGGGCTGAACATCCTCGTCAACAACGCCGGGTACCACTGGGCGCGCGGCGAGCCCGGGATCGAGGGGCTGCGGACGGAGGACCTCGAGCGGGCCGTGCGCACCAACCTCTACGGCACGCTGTGGCTCACCCGGGCGTGCGTGCCGCACCTGGGGGCGGGGGACTGCGTCATCAACACGACGTCGGTGCAGGCCTACCAGCCCTCCGAGACGATGATCGACTACGCGGCCACCAAGGCGGCCCTGAACAACGTCACGGCGAACCTCGCCGGCGAACTCGGGCCGAGGGGCATCCGGGTCAACGCGGTGGCCCCCGGCCCGGTCTGGACCCCGCTGCAGCCGGCCACCAAGACCCCGGAAGCGGTCTCCCACATGGGCGCCGACACCCCGCTGGGCCGGATCGGCCAGCCGGCGGAGCTCGCCGGGGCCTACGTGTTCCTCGCCAGTCCGGCCGAGGCGAGCTTCGTCTCCGGCACGGTGGTGGGGGTCACCGGCGGGCTGCCCGTCTTCTGA
- a CDS encoding sensor histidine kinase, with amino-acid sequence MALFMLWARTTFAFAAMIPALLSSHLLQSFNLTSFALPFMLGAVTATARRSFSAVALGISVVWALLVPLTSPRNGSSVWVVVPLLLVSWAVGMFIRYILDRGQQDRLRVAEATRRAALAAAEERRSLARDLHDIVAHNLTIISMQARAAKYAGTDEAARKAVEVVGDSATEALADLRRMLSLLQAEGLLAGDQEAAQVALGDGAAALDLEYGAVKFQRMLEGLGIQTELDLDGLDRPIPQSVETALYRVLQEAVTNVAKHAGEGGQCRICIRVQDGQLQLAVDNTMPRRGERTRAGWNSSGSGLIGMRDRVDAFGGTMTSERDGTWWRVRAEVPMQGLPA; translated from the coding sequence ATGGCCCTCTTCATGCTGTGGGCACGGACGACCTTCGCCTTCGCGGCGATGATCCCGGCGCTGCTGTCGAGTCACCTGCTGCAGTCCTTCAACCTCACGTCGTTCGCGCTGCCCTTCATGCTGGGCGCTGTGACGGCAACCGCGCGACGGTCCTTCAGTGCCGTTGCCCTCGGCATCTCAGTCGTCTGGGCCCTCTTGGTGCCCCTGACGTCGCCACGGAACGGGAGTTCCGTCTGGGTCGTGGTGCCGCTGCTCCTGGTGTCCTGGGCGGTCGGCATGTTCATCCGGTACATCTTGGACCGGGGGCAGCAGGACCGCCTGCGCGTCGCCGAGGCCACCCGCCGTGCCGCCCTGGCGGCGGCCGAGGAGCGGCGGTCCCTGGCCCGCGACCTGCACGACATCGTGGCGCACAACCTGACCATCATCTCGATGCAGGCGCGCGCGGCGAAGTACGCCGGCACGGACGAGGCCGCGCGCAAGGCCGTGGAGGTGGTGGGCGACTCGGCCACGGAGGCCCTCGCGGACCTGCGGCGCATGCTGTCCCTGCTGCAGGCCGAGGGCCTGCTGGCCGGGGACCAGGAGGCCGCGCAGGTGGCCCTCGGGGACGGCGCCGCGGCCCTGGACCTGGAGTACGGTGCGGTGAAGTTCCAGCGCATGCTCGAGGGCCTGGGCATCCAGACCGAGCTGGACCTGGACGGACTGGACCGGCCCATCCCGCAGAGCGTGGAGACGGCCCTCTACCGCGTGCTGCAGGAGGCGGTCACCAACGTGGCCAAGCACGCGGGGGAGGGCGGCCAGTGCCGCATCTGCATCCGGGTCCAGGACGGACAGCTGCAGCTGGCCGTGGACAACACCATGCCTCGCCGCGGGGAGCGGACGCGCGCCGGCTGGAACTCCTCCGGCAGCGGGCTGATCGGCATGCGGGACCGCGTGGACGCCTTCGGCGGGACCATGACGTCCGAGCGGGACGGCACGTGGTGGCGGGTCCGCGCGGAGGTGCCGATGCAGGGCCTGCCCGCCTAG
- a CDS encoding CynX/NimT family MFS transporter — MSAPSRASVGLPPRTRSSWIPIVMAGVAAAMHIWKVPEALEFIQRDLGMTLIESGVLLGIVQVGSMLLGLAVSLFSEVIGLRRTLLVGLSLLTLGSLSGAFAETTGVLMATRALEGVGFLMATVVAPPLIRVTTQPARVNIAMGWWGGFQGLATFLAVLASTLLLTAVSWQAWWIAMAVVTAGTIPLVVLFVSPPPAAHGADLRGALRRVGATVRTPTPWIAGLVFACYTLQWGSVIGFLPTIFDEAGVGGLWPGIVTAVVGGLNGVGNILTGRLHQRGVPMRPLILTGLVAMGVTSVITFAPDWSAVPGGLAVQVLAVGLFSGVGALIPASLNRIAVDIAPADGSPAAVMGLMVQIYNGANFVGPIIIAAIATAAGGWHLSWTMTGAAALLGALLAGRFLSARRLGLDFRHRG; from the coding sequence ATGAGCGCCCCGTCCCGCGCGTCCGTCGGCCTGCCGCCGCGGACGCGCTCCTCCTGGATCCCCATCGTCATGGCGGGCGTGGCCGCGGCCATGCACATCTGGAAGGTCCCGGAGGCCCTCGAGTTCATCCAGCGGGACCTCGGCATGACGCTCATCGAGTCCGGGGTGCTGCTCGGCATCGTCCAGGTGGGCTCCATGCTCCTGGGGCTCGCGGTCTCCCTGTTCTCCGAGGTGATCGGCCTGCGGCGCACGCTGCTCGTGGGGCTGTCCCTGCTGACCCTCGGCTCGCTGTCCGGGGCCTTCGCCGAGACCACCGGCGTCCTCATGGCCACCCGCGCCCTCGAGGGCGTCGGCTTCCTCATGGCCACGGTGGTGGCACCCCCGCTGATCCGGGTGACGACGCAGCCGGCGCGCGTGAACATCGCGATGGGCTGGTGGGGCGGCTTCCAGGGACTGGCCACGTTCCTGGCCGTGCTCGCCTCCACGCTCCTGCTCACCGCCGTGAGCTGGCAGGCGTGGTGGATCGCCATGGCCGTGGTCACGGCCGGCACGATCCCGCTGGTCGTGCTCTTCGTGTCCCCGCCCCCGGCCGCCCACGGCGCCGACCTCCGCGGGGCGTTGCGGCGCGTGGGTGCCACGGTCCGGACGCCGACGCCGTGGATCGCCGGGCTGGTGTTCGCCTGCTACACCCTGCAGTGGGGGTCGGTCATCGGCTTCCTGCCCACGATCTTCGACGAGGCGGGCGTGGGCGGCCTCTGGCCCGGGATCGTGACGGCCGTCGTCGGCGGCCTCAACGGGGTGGGCAACATCCTCACCGGACGGCTGCACCAGCGCGGGGTGCCGATGCGGCCGCTGATCCTCACCGGCCTCGTGGCCATGGGCGTGACCTCCGTGATCACCTTCGCCCCGGACTGGTCCGCGGTCCCGGGCGGGCTGGCCGTGCAGGTCCTCGCCGTGGGCCTGTTCTCCGGCGTCGGCGCGCTGATCCCGGCGAGCCTGAACCGCATCGCCGTGGACATCGCCCCCGCCGACGGCTCCCCGGCCGCCGTCATGGGCCTGATGGTGCAGATCTACAACGGGGCGAACTTCGTGGGCCCCATCATCATCGCGGCCATCGCCACGGCCGCCGGCGGATGGCACCTGTCCTGGACCATGACCGGGGCGGCCGCGCTCCTCGGCGCCCTGCTGGCGGGGCGGTTCCTCTCGGCCCGCCGCCTCGGGCTGGACTTCCGGCACCGCGGCTGA
- a CDS encoding TIGR01777 family oxidoreductase, which yields MPVFERRALLPHRRSDVFAWFTRPGALVRLTPPFAGSVRQEPDGIDVGSVARLGIGVPGSLGLGLESAAGLARTVLPVRLPAWLSPEVPWTARHTALEPDRMFRDEMASGPLRSWVHTHSFEDAAPGEADAPDGSPGCLMVDHVEYELPGTSLLDRAGRLGVRTGRWTREQFEAELDRQFAYRHEQLRADLDFHAAHAAGDGAGRSLTIAMSGASGLIGSQLAALLGGGGHRVVPLVRPGRTPTTPRGMGITWDPAAGVLDPEQLRRADVVVNLSGETIGGRMTEAHRAEVLRSRQASTSLLARTLADLAADGRRRALVSASGIGYYGADAGAGPDGEGLRETDPAGTDFLADVCRQWEGATAPAAESGVRTAMIRTGLVQTPAGGILQQVLPLFVVGAGGPLGTGGPLGGQDRDPWQSWISIDDIVGLYAHAVLTEAVEGPLNAVAPAPLRAREYAETLGRVLHRPAALPLPRVAPQLVLGAEGNRLLVEADQRVRADRALAAGYRFRHPELEDALRHVLGR from the coding sequence ATGCCCGTCTTCGAACGCCGCGCCCTGCTCCCCCACCGCCGCTCGGACGTCTTCGCCTGGTTCACCCGCCCCGGCGCGCTAGTCCGCCTCACCCCGCCGTTCGCCGGCAGCGTCCGGCAGGAGCCGGACGGGATCGACGTCGGCTCGGTCGCCCGGCTCGGCATCGGCGTCCCCGGCTCGCTGGGCCTGGGACTGGAGTCCGCGGCCGGGCTGGCCCGCACCGTCCTGCCCGTGCGGCTGCCCGCGTGGCTCTCCCCGGAGGTGCCCTGGACGGCCCGGCACACCGCCCTCGAGCCGGACCGCATGTTCCGGGACGAGATGGCCTCCGGCCCGCTGCGCTCGTGGGTGCACACCCACTCCTTCGAGGACGCGGCCCCGGGCGAGGCGGACGCCCCGGACGGCTCCCCGGGCTGCCTCATGGTGGACCACGTCGAGTACGAGCTGCCCGGCACCTCGCTCCTGGACCGGGCCGGCCGGCTGGGCGTGCGCACCGGCCGGTGGACCCGGGAGCAGTTCGAGGCCGAACTCGACCGCCAGTTCGCCTACCGGCACGAGCAGCTGCGCGCCGACCTGGACTTCCACGCCGCGCACGCCGCCGGGGACGGGGCGGGCCGGTCCCTGACGATCGCCATGTCCGGGGCCAGCGGCCTGATCGGGAGCCAGCTCGCGGCCCTGCTCGGCGGCGGCGGCCACCGGGTCGTCCCGCTCGTGCGGCCCGGCCGCACCCCCACCACGCCCCGCGGCATGGGGATCACGTGGGACCCGGCCGCCGGGGTCCTGGACCCGGAGCAGCTGCGCCGGGCCGACGTCGTCGTGAACCTCTCCGGGGAGACCATCGGCGGGCGGATGACCGAGGCCCACCGGGCCGAGGTGCTGCGGTCCCGGCAGGCGTCCACGTCCCTGCTGGCGCGCACGCTCGCGGACCTCGCGGCGGACGGCCGGCGGCGCGCGCTCGTCAGCGCCTCCGGGATCGGCTACTACGGGGCCGACGCCGGCGCCGGCCCCGACGGCGAGGGGCTGCGGGAGACCGACCCGGCCGGGACCGACTTCCTGGCCGACGTGTGCCGGCAGTGGGAGGGCGCGACGGCGCCCGCCGCCGAGTCGGGGGTGCGCACGGCCATGATCCGCACCGGACTGGTGCAGACCCCGGCCGGCGGGATCCTGCAGCAGGTCCTGCCCCTGTTCGTCGTCGGCGCGGGCGGCCCGCTGGGCACCGGCGGCCCGCTCGGCGGCCAGGACCGGGACCCGTGGCAGAGCTGGATCTCGATCGACGACATCGTGGGCCTGTACGCCCACGCCGTGCTCACCGAGGCCGTGGAGGGTCCGCTCAACGCGGTGGCCCCCGCCCCGCTGCGCGCCCGGGAGTACGCCGAGACCCTGGGCCGCGTCCTGCACCGCCCCGCGGCGCTGCCGCTGCCGCGCGTGGCCCCGCAACTCGTCCTCGGCGCCGAGGGCAACCGGCTGCTCGTCGAGGCGGACCAGCGGGTCCGCGCCGACCGGGCGCTCGCCGCCGGGTACCGCTTCCGGCACCCGGAGCTCGAGGACGCCCTGCGGCACGTGCTGGGGCGTTGA
- the gcvP gene encoding aminomethyl-transferring glycine dehydrogenase encodes MNAIVSPIAAPTAGPRHEPRDAASAPFTSRHIGPRASDAEEMLSYLGYDSLEALVDAAVPADIRQQEPLDLPEAMTEAAVLEELRSIANRNVVKTQMLGQGFFDTVTPPVVLRKVLENPAWYTAYTPYQPEISQGRLEALLNFQTMVADLTGLEIANASLLDEASAAAEAVLLMHRGNRKNGNGITLIDADLYPQTRAVVEGRAQAVGLDVRVADLSAGLPEELSADLDEKGLCGILLQQPGDSGKLHDHAPAIAAAKERGGMVAIAADLLSLALVVPPGEQGADIAIGNTQRFGVPLFFGGPHAAYMAVHKGLERQLPGRLVGVSQDAAGRPAYRLALQTREQHIRREKATSNICTAQALLAITASMFAVYHGPEGIRAIAEHAHRQASRLAAALRSAGFQLGQDAFFDTLQVSVPGLARTVVNAAEAAGVNLRFVDAGTVGISCDETTTDQDLLAVLSAFGAPADSLPAGVGAGEAGDTGTPGTGSTTGHIPAELQRSSEYMTHPVFNTYRSETQMLRYLKRLSGYDLALDRTMIPLGSCTMKLNATAEMESISWPEFCSIHPFAPDHQTEGWRYLLNDLEEKLAEITGYAGVSIQPNAGSQGEYAGLLAIRQYHLGNGEGERDICLIPASAHGTNAASAVLAGLKVIVVKTAEDGTIDSADLDAKLEANAGRVAAIMITYPSTHGVYDADVREVCRKVHDAGGQVYIDGANLNALVGLAQPGRFGGDVSHLNLHKTFCIPHGGGGPGVGPVAVAEHLKPFLPSAEAPITSAPYGSAGVMPISWAYLHLMGPEGLTDATRYALLNANYLAKRLGDYFPVLYTGKSGLVAHECILDLRELTARTGVTAEDVCKRLIDYGFHAPTLAFPVAGTLMVEPTESEDLAEIERFIEAMIAIHGEMEATTPETLDESVLRNAPHTASVLTADEWERSYSRSQAAWPVEGLRMDKYFAPVGRIDGAWGDRNLFCSCPPVESFEKADPEAAAASATSVADNLVSSSSVSH; translated from the coding sequence ATGAATGCCATCGTCAGCCCGATCGCCGCGCCCACCGCGGGCCCGCGCCACGAGCCGCGGGACGCGGCCTCCGCGCCGTTCACCAGCCGCCACATCGGCCCCCGTGCCTCGGACGCCGAGGAGATGCTGTCCTACCTCGGCTACGACTCGCTCGAGGCCCTCGTGGACGCCGCCGTGCCGGCGGACATCCGCCAGCAGGAGCCCCTGGACCTCCCCGAGGCCATGACCGAGGCGGCCGTCCTGGAGGAGCTGCGCTCCATCGCCAACCGCAACGTGGTCAAGACCCAGATGCTCGGCCAGGGCTTCTTCGACACCGTCACGCCGCCGGTCGTGCTGCGCAAGGTGCTGGAGAACCCGGCCTGGTACACCGCCTACACCCCGTACCAGCCGGAGATCTCCCAGGGCCGCCTCGAGGCCCTGCTGAACTTCCAGACCATGGTCGCCGACCTCACCGGCCTGGAGATCGCCAACGCCTCCCTGCTGGACGAGGCCTCCGCCGCCGCCGAGGCCGTGCTGCTGATGCACCGCGGCAACCGCAAGAACGGCAACGGCATCACCCTGATCGACGCCGACCTGTACCCGCAGACCCGCGCCGTGGTCGAGGGCCGCGCCCAGGCCGTCGGCCTGGACGTGCGCGTCGCCGACCTCTCCGCCGGCCTGCCGGAGGAGCTCTCCGCGGACCTGGACGAGAAGGGCCTGTGCGGCATCCTGCTGCAGCAGCCCGGTGACTCCGGCAAGCTGCACGACCACGCCCCCGCCATCGCCGCCGCCAAGGAGCGCGGCGGCATGGTCGCCATCGCCGCCGACCTGCTCTCGCTCGCGCTGGTCGTCCCCCCGGGCGAGCAGGGCGCGGACATCGCGATCGGCAACACCCAGCGCTTCGGCGTGCCGCTGTTCTTCGGCGGCCCGCACGCCGCCTACATGGCCGTCCACAAGGGCCTCGAGCGCCAGCTCCCGGGCCGCCTCGTGGGCGTGTCCCAGGACGCCGCCGGCCGCCCGGCCTACCGCCTGGCCCTGCAGACCCGTGAGCAGCACATCCGCCGCGAGAAGGCCACCTCCAACATCTGCACCGCCCAGGCGCTGCTGGCGATCACCGCCTCGATGTTCGCCGTCTACCACGGCCCGGAGGGCATCCGCGCGATCGCCGAGCACGCCCACCGCCAGGCCTCCCGCCTCGCCGCCGCGCTGCGCTCGGCCGGGTTCCAGTTGGGCCAGGACGCCTTCTTCGACACCCTGCAGGTCTCCGTCCCGGGCCTGGCCCGCACCGTGGTCAACGCGGCCGAGGCCGCCGGCGTGAACCTGCGGTTCGTGGACGCCGGCACCGTCGGCATCTCCTGTGACGAGACCACCACGGACCAGGACCTGCTGGCCGTGCTCTCCGCCTTCGGCGCCCCCGCCGACTCCCTGCCCGCCGGCGTCGGCGCCGGCGAGGCCGGGGACACCGGCACCCCGGGCACCGGCTCCACCACCGGGCACATCCCGGCGGAGCTGCAGCGCTCGAGCGAGTACATGACCCACCCGGTGTTCAACACCTACCGGTCCGAGACCCAGATGCTGCGCTACCTCAAGCGCCTGTCCGGCTACGACCTGGCGCTGGACCGCACCATGATCCCCCTGGGCTCGTGCACCATGAAGCTCAACGCCACCGCCGAGATGGAGTCCATCTCGTGGCCCGAGTTCTGCTCCATCCACCCGTTCGCCCCGGACCACCAGACCGAGGGCTGGCGGTACCTGCTGAACGACCTGGAGGAGAAGCTCGCCGAGATCACCGGCTACGCCGGGGTCTCCATCCAGCCGAACGCTGGCTCGCAGGGCGAGTACGCCGGCCTGCTGGCCATCCGCCAGTACCACCTGGGCAACGGCGAGGGCGAGCGGGACATCTGCCTCATCCCCGCCTCCGCGCACGGCACCAACGCCGCCTCCGCGGTCCTGGCCGGGCTGAAGGTCATCGTGGTCAAGACCGCCGAGGACGGCACCATCGACAGCGCCGACCTGGACGCCAAGCTCGAGGCCAACGCCGGGCGCGTGGCGGCCATCATGATCACCTACCCGTCCACGCACGGCGTGTACGACGCCGACGTGCGCGAGGTGTGCCGCAAGGTGCACGACGCCGGCGGCCAGGTGTACATCGACGGCGCCAACCTCAACGCCCTGGTCGGCCTCGCCCAGCCGGGCCGGTTCGGCGGCGACGTGTCCCACCTGAACCTGCACAAGACGTTCTGCATCCCGCACGGCGGCGGTGGCCCGGGCGTCGGCCCGGTGGCCGTGGCCGAGCACCTCAAGCCGTTCCTGCCGAGCGCGGAGGCGCCGATCACCTCGGCTCCCTACGGCTCGGCCGGCGTGATGCCCATCTCGTGGGCCTACCTGCACCTGATGGGCCCGGAGGGGCTCACCGACGCGACCCGGTACGCGCTGCTGAACGCCAACTACCTGGCCAAGCGGCTCGGCGACTACTTCCCGGTGCTCTACACCGGCAAGTCCGGCCTCGTGGCGCACGAGTGCATCCTGGACCTGCGCGAGCTGACCGCCCGCACCGGGGTGACCGCCGAGGACGTCTGCAAGCGGCTCATCGACTACGGCTTCCACGCCCCGACCCTGGCCTTCCCGGTGGCGGGCACCCTCATGGTGGAGCCGACCGAGTCCGAGGACCTGGCCGAGATCGAGCGGTTCATCGAGGCCATGATCGCCATCCACGGCGAGATGGAGGCCACCACGCCGGAGACCCTGGACGAGTCCGTCCTCCGCAACGCCCCCCACACCGCCTCCGTGCTCACCGCGGACGAGTGGGAGCGCAGCTACTCGCGCTCCCAGGCGGCCTGGCCGGTGGAGGGCCTGCGGATGGACAAGTACTTCGCCCCGGTCGGTCGCATCGACGGGGCGTGGGGCGACCGCAACCTGTTCTGCTCCTGCCCGCCGGTGGAGTCCTTCGAGAAGGCCGACCCCGAGGCCGCGGCGGCGTCCGCGACCTCCGTGGCGGACAACCTCGTGTCCTCCTCCTCCGTTTCCCACTGA
- the gcvT gene encoding glycine cleavage system aminomethyltransferase GcvT, with protein MTQTTDTQYTPLHAVHEQAGATFTDFGGWQMPLKYGSELAEHKAVRSAAGLFDLSHMGEVRITGPQAAEALDYALTARVSAVAPGKAKYTLILTESGTILDDLIVYRLDDGSDESAKEYLVVPNAGNAPAVAAALAERAGSFDATVGNESAETAMVAVQGPQAARVLGAVLAEAEDLPEVKYYSSRPATVRTAEGEVRVLLARTGYTGEDGFELMVGPIADPEELAAAATSVWNALAAAAPGVGVELLPCGLASRDSLRLEAGMPLYGNELDLGHLPSESGVGMAVPLKSKETDFVGRDALLAAREAGTGTTTGQALVALRANGRRAARGGYPVVDGEGNRIGEVTSGIPSPTLGYPIALARVDVAFREPGTEVAVDLRGKAEPFTVVELPFYKRQD; from the coding sequence ATGACGCAGACCACCGACACCCAGTACACGCCGCTGCACGCCGTCCACGAGCAGGCCGGTGCCACGTTCACCGACTTCGGCGGCTGGCAGATGCCGCTGAAGTACGGCTCCGAGCTCGCCGAGCACAAGGCCGTGCGCTCCGCCGCCGGGCTGTTCGACCTCTCCCACATGGGCGAGGTGCGGATCACCGGTCCGCAGGCCGCCGAGGCCCTGGACTACGCGCTGACCGCGCGCGTGTCCGCCGTGGCCCCGGGCAAGGCCAAGTACACGCTCATCCTCACCGAGTCCGGGACCATCCTGGACGACCTGATCGTGTACCGGCTCGACGACGGCTCGGACGAGTCGGCGAAGGAGTACCTCGTGGTGCCCAATGCCGGCAACGCCCCGGCCGTGGCCGCCGCCCTGGCCGAGCGCGCCGGGTCCTTCGACGCCACGGTCGGCAACGAGTCCGCCGAGACGGCCATGGTGGCCGTCCAGGGGCCGCAGGCCGCCCGGGTGCTCGGCGCCGTGCTGGCCGAGGCCGAGGACCTGCCGGAGGTGAAGTACTACTCCTCGCGCCCGGCCACGGTGCGCACCGCCGAGGGCGAGGTGCGGGTCCTGCTGGCACGCACCGGCTACACCGGCGAGGACGGCTTCGAGCTGATGGTCGGCCCCATCGCCGACCCCGAGGAGCTGGCCGCCGCCGCCACGTCCGTGTGGAACGCCCTCGCGGCCGCCGCGCCCGGCGTGGGCGTCGAACTGCTGCCGTGCGGGCTGGCCAGCCGCGACTCGCTGCGCCTGGAGGCCGGCATGCCGCTGTACGGCAACGAGCTCGACCTGGGGCACCTGCCCAGCGAGTCCGGCGTCGGGATGGCCGTGCCGCTGAAGTCCAAGGAGACGGACTTCGTGGGCCGGGACGCCCTGCTGGCGGCCCGCGAGGCCGGCACCGGGACCACCACGGGCCAGGCGCTCGTGGCCCTGAGGGCGAACGGCCGCCGCGCGGCCCGCGGGGGCTACCCCGTGGTCGACGGCGAGGGGAACCGGATCGGTGAGGTCACCTCCGGCATCCCGAGCCCGACGCTGGGCTACCCGATCGCGCTGGCGCGCGTCGACGTCGCGTTCCGGGAGCCCGGGACCGAGGTCGCCGTGGACCTGCGCGGCAAGGCCGAGCCGTTCACCGTCGTCGAGCTGCCGTTCTACAAGCGGCAGGACTGA
- a CDS encoding thermonuclease family protein → MTSQRTAGRPPVLGLIAFALLAALLLTLAVLSTLKGVRTAEATGQVVRVEDGQTFVVTMDGTEETVALAGLMAPVPPAEGQEASAENCLAEEAADNLSAMLEPGDAVQLEYAEDAPGSRGPRAALVRSGGVVVNIEQAEAGLAVPLPEQPIDHLGSELREAHRTARSEQAGLYSPSAPCTLAGRVEPVVEVLRALPEAGPATTADAEQQIEAVTAAVEQGVTAEKAFATIDPEGSSLSSLAWARDVPRLRERLGEALSAAQSELASLQSTRNVLQTREREEVERKAEEARQAELARQQEAARQAEAARQAEIARQAEAARQAEAARQQEAARQEASRRAEQATPTPTPTTASPTPTPTATTAKPSPTATPKATPKPKPKKSSAPASPDASGSAGAD, encoded by the coding sequence ATGACCTCACAGCGAACCGCCGGACGCCCTCCCGTGCTCGGCCTCATCGCGTTCGCCCTGCTCGCCGCCCTCCTGCTCACCCTGGCCGTCCTCAGCACCCTCAAGGGCGTGCGCACGGCCGAGGCCACCGGCCAGGTGGTGCGCGTGGAGGACGGCCAGACGTTCGTCGTCACCATGGACGGCACCGAGGAGACCGTCGCCCTGGCCGGGCTGATGGCTCCGGTGCCCCCCGCCGAGGGCCAGGAGGCCAGCGCGGAGAACTGCCTCGCCGAGGAGGCGGCGGACAACCTGTCCGCCATGCTCGAGCCCGGCGACGCCGTCCAGCTCGAGTACGCCGAGGACGCCCCCGGTTCGCGCGGCCCGCGCGCGGCCCTGGTCCGCTCGGGCGGCGTGGTGGTCAACATCGAGCAGGCCGAGGCCGGGCTGGCCGTCCCCCTGCCGGAGCAGCCGATCGACCACCTCGGCTCCGAACTGCGCGAGGCCCACCGCACCGCCCGCTCCGAGCAGGCCGGCCTGTACTCCCCCTCCGCCCCGTGCACCCTCGCCGGCCGCGTGGAGCCCGTGGTCGAGGTGCTGCGCGCCCTGCCCGAGGCGGGACCGGCCACCACCGCGGACGCCGAGCAGCAGATCGAGGCCGTCACCGCCGCCGTCGAGCAGGGCGTGACCGCGGAGAAGGCCTTCGCCACGATCGATCCCGAGGGGTCCTCGCTGTCCTCCCTGGCCTGGGCCCGGGACGTGCCGCGGCTGCGCGAACGGCTGGGCGAGGCGCTGTCCGCCGCGCAGTCCGAGCTCGCCTCGCTGCAGTCCACCCGCAACGTGCTCCAGACCCGGGAGCGCGAGGAGGTCGAGCGCAAGGCGGAGGAGGCGCGGCAGGCCGAGCTGGCCCGGCAGCAGGAGGCCGCCCGCCAGGCGGAGGCGGCCCGGCAGGCCGAGATCGCCCGCCAGGCCGAGGCGGCGCGGCAGGCAGAGGCCGCCCGTCAGCAGGAGGCGGCCCGGCAGGAGGCCAGCCGCCGCGCGGAGCAGGCGACGCCGACCCCCACGCCGACCACGGCGAGCCCGACGCCGACGCCCACCGCGACGACGGCGAAGCCCAGCCCCACGGCCACGCCGAAGGCGACGCCCAAGCCCAAGCCCAAGAAGTCGTCCGCCCCGGCCTCCCCCGACGCCTCGGGGAGCGCGGGCGCGGACTGA
- a CDS encoding response regulator transcription factor, translating into MPHRSVSVLIVDDQPLMSGALRVLVENSPGMSCVGIAANGAEAVEACRATRPNVVLMDMQMPVMGGVEATERITAEFPETSVLAITTFTSEPYLIPALRAGAAGYLLKDAEPESIVSAIWGVHRGESVLSPAVTRKLLSSLEEDRPGVGTVPRAPGDPDGSDLTPRELDVLRLLARGRSNTEIAEELHVSESTVKSNLTRIMDKLEVRDRVQVIIRAAQLGLVTLSLD; encoded by the coding sequence ATGCCCCACCGGTCCGTGTCAGTGCTCATCGTGGATGACCAGCCCCTCATGAGCGGTGCCCTGCGGGTCCTGGTGGAGAACTCCCCCGGGATGTCCTGCGTGGGCATCGCCGCCAACGGCGCGGAGGCCGTGGAGGCGTGTCGCGCCACGCGGCCCAACGTGGTGCTGATGGACATGCAGATGCCGGTGATGGGCGGCGTGGAGGCCACCGAGCGCATCACCGCCGAGTTCCCGGAGACCAGCGTCCTGGCCATCACGACCTTCACCTCCGAGCCGTACCTCATCCCCGCCCTGCGGGCGGGGGCGGCCGGCTACCTGCTCAAGGACGCCGAGCCCGAGTCCATCGTGAGCGCCATCTGGGGCGTCCACCGCGGGGAGTCCGTCCTCTCCCCCGCCGTCACGCGCAAGCTGCTGTCCTCCCTCGAGGAGGACCGGCCCGGCGTCGGGACCGTGCCGCGCGCCCCCGGGGACCCGGACGGCTCGGACCTCACCCCGCGCGAACTGGACGTGCTGCGCCTGCTGGCCCGCGGCCGCTCGAACACGGAGATCGCCGAGGAACTGCACGTCTCGGAGTCCACGGTGAAGTCCAACCTCACCCGCATCATGGACAAGCTCGAGGTGCGCGACCGGGTCCAGGTGATCATCCGGGCCGCCCAGCTCGGGCTGGTGACCCTCTCGCTCGACTGA